Proteins co-encoded in one Medicago truncatula cultivar Jemalong A17 chromosome 8, MtrunA17r5.0-ANR, whole genome shotgun sequence genomic window:
- the LOC11441004 gene encoding protein ATAF2 encodes MQGALELPPGFRFHPTDDELVNHYLCRKCASLPIAVPIIKEIDLYKFDPWHLPEMALYGEKEWYFFSPRDRKYPNGSRPNRAAGTGYWKATGADKPIGKPKALGIKKALVFYAGKAPKGIKTNWIMHEYRLANVDRSASKNNHNLRLDDWVLCRIYNKKGKIEKYNDTKPPMFSQFENETKPHIKMNMNGQDDQLYTDTSDSVPLFHTDSSGSDHVVSPDVTCDNKEVQSEPKWNEFVLGSDPVSAFDFQLNLMDDAEDDPFAPQIQYQINQLSGWQDVFMYLPK; translated from the exons ATGCAAGGAGCATTAGAGTTACCACCTGGCTTCAGATTTCACCCTACTGATGATGAGCTTGTGAATCACTACTTGTGTAGAAAGTGTGCTTCCCTTCCAATTGCTGTTCCTATTATCAAAGAAATTgatttgtataagtttgatccATGGCATCTTCCAG AAATGGCTCTTTACGGTGAGAAAGAGTGGTATTTTTTCTCTCCAAGGGATCGAAAATATCCAAACGGTTCACGGCCGAACCGGGCTGCGGGAACCGGATATTGGAAGGCGACCGGAGCTGATAAGCCGATTGGAAAGCCTAAGGCACTTGGTATAAAGAAAGCACTCGTTTTCTATGCTGGCAAAGCTCCCAAAGGAATTAAAACCAATTGGATCATGCATGAGTATCGTCTTGCTAATGTTGATAGATCCGCTTCAAAAAATAACCACAATTTAAGA CTCGATGATTGGGTGTTGTGTCGAATTTACAACAAGAAAGGGAAGATTGAGAAATACAATGACACAAAACCACCAATGTTTTCTCAATTTGAGAATGAGACAAAGCCTCATATCAAGATGAACATGAACGGCCAGGATGATCAATTGTACACTGACACATCAGATTCGGTGCCACTGTTTCATACCGACTCAAGCGGTTCTGACCACGTGGTTTCACCGGATGTCACGTGCGATAATAAGGAAGTTCAAAGTGAGCCCAAGTGGAATGAATTTGTTCTGGGCTCAGACCCAGTTTCAGcctttgattttcagttgaatCTTATGGATGATGCTGAAGATGACCCTTTTGCCCCTCAAATTCAATACCAAATCAATCAGCTTTCGGGTTGGCAAGATGTGTTTATGTACCTGCCCaagtaa